The following are from one region of the Polynucleobacter sp. MWH-CaK5 genome:
- a CDS encoding TRAP transporter substrate-binding protein translates to MSEKKVQSRRKFMATSTAAAAGAGALGFPMIAKAQTVNLRFQSTWPTKDIFHEYATDFCDKINKMSSGRLKIELLPAGAVVPAFNLLDAVSKGTLDGGHGVVAYWYGKSPALALWGSGPAFGMDANMVLAWHEYGGGKAMLESIYKSLNMDVVSYLYGPMPTQPLGWFKKPVTKAADMKGLKYRTVGLSIDIFKDMEVSVNALPGGEIVPAMDRGLLDAAEFNNASSDRLLGFPDVSKVCMLQSFHQASEQFEILFNKKKLDSMPAELRAMINVAVQASSAEMSWKAIDRYSKDYIDMQQKQGVKFYKTPDPILRAQLTAWDKIIAAKSTENADFKRVLESMRTFAQRACRWQNDTSVDYKMAYNHYFGPKKKS, encoded by the coding sequence ATGTCAGAAAAGAAAGTTCAATCACGTCGTAAATTTATGGCCACGTCAACAGCTGCTGCTGCTGGCGCTGGTGCACTTGGCTTCCCAATGATTGCAAAAGCGCAAACAGTTAACTTGCGCTTCCAATCAACATGGCCTACTAAAGATATTTTCCATGAGTACGCTACAGACTTCTGTGACAAGATCAACAAGATGTCTTCAGGTCGCTTGAAGATTGAATTGTTGCCAGCTGGTGCTGTTGTACCTGCTTTCAACTTGTTGGACGCTGTAAGTAAAGGTACTTTGGATGGTGGCCACGGTGTGGTTGCTTACTGGTACGGTAAGAGCCCAGCGTTAGCGCTATGGGGATCAGGTCCAGCTTTCGGTATGGATGCCAACATGGTTCTTGCATGGCACGAATACGGCGGTGGTAAGGCGATGTTGGAAAGCATCTACAAATCATTGAACATGGACGTTGTGTCATACCTATATGGCCCAATGCCAACACAGCCACTCGGTTGGTTCAAGAAGCCAGTGACTAAAGCTGCAGACATGAAGGGTCTAAAGTACCGTACGGTTGGTCTTTCAATTGACATTTTCAAAGACATGGAAGTTTCAGTGAACGCCTTGCCAGGTGGCGAGATCGTTCCAGCGATGGACCGTGGTCTATTGGATGCTGCTGAATTCAACAATGCTTCTTCAGACCGTCTATTGGGCTTCCCAGACGTTTCTAAAGTATGTATGTTGCAATCATTCCACCAAGCTTCAGAGCAGTTCGAAATTCTTTTCAACAAGAAGAAATTGGACTCTATGCCTGCAGAATTGCGTGCGATGATCAACGTAGCGGTACAAGCTTCTTCAGCAGAAATGAGCTGGAAAGCCATCGATCGTTACTCAAAAGACTACATCGACATGCAACAGAAGCAAGGTGTTAAGTTCTACAAGACACCTGACCCAATCTTGCGTGCTCAATTAACTGCTTGGGACAAGATCATTGCTGCTAAATCAACAGAAAATGCTGATTTCAAGCGTGTTCTTGAGTCTATGCGTACATTTGCTCAGCGTGCTTGCCGCTGGCAGAACGATACAAGCGTTGATTACAAGATGGCTTACAACCATTACTTTGGACCTAAGAAGAAGTCTTAA
- a CDS encoding TRAP transporter small permease subunit — MQKFLLSVDRLSTRAGQISAFAVVLLTAMICWEVVSRYIFNSPNDWVFDISYMLYGVLFMMAGAYTLSKNGHVRGDVLYGFFQPRTQAALDLLLYFVFFIPGIIALVYAGVNFAADSLAINEHTTQTANGPPLYPYKMIIPIAGGLLLIQGFAEIIRCIICLKTGEWPKREHDVEEVDVDKLKAMVSHEDEKKGA, encoded by the coding sequence ATGCAAAAATTTTTATTGTCTGTAGATCGTTTATCTACCAGGGCTGGTCAGATTTCAGCCTTTGCGGTGGTTTTGTTAACTGCCATGATTTGCTGGGAAGTGGTCTCAAGATACATTTTCAATAGCCCTAATGACTGGGTTTTTGATATTTCTTACATGCTTTACGGCGTTTTGTTCATGATGGCAGGTGCTTATACCTTGTCAAAAAATGGCCACGTGCGCGGTGACGTTCTTTATGGTTTTTTCCAGCCAAGAACGCAAGCAGCCTTAGATTTATTGTTGTATTTCGTGTTCTTCATTCCAGGCATCATCGCTTTGGTTTACGCTGGAGTGAACTTTGCTGCTGATTCACTTGCAATCAATGAGCACACCACTCAAACGGCCAATGGCCCTCCTTTGTATCCGTACAAGATGATCATTCCGATCGCTGGTGGTTTGTTGTTGATCCAGGGGTTTGCAGAAATCATTCGTTGCATCATTTGTCTCAAAACTGGCGAATGGCCAAAGCGTGAGCATGATGTGGAAGAAGTGGACGTTGATAAATTAAAAGCCATGGTCAGCCATGAAGATGAAAAGAAGGGCGCTTAA
- a CDS encoding TRAP transporter large permease subunit, protein MRKELYFGFSIMAAIVVGTVIAMPSLSEMTNGHLGLLMLSLVVVAIMMGFPTAFTLMGMGMIFALFSYLNQGEGTGQAIDRTLTLMVQRAFSVMTSDVLISIPLFVFMGYLVERANLIEKLFKSLHLALARLPGALAVATLVTCAIFATATGIVGAVVTLMGLLALPSMLKAGYSVKLSAGAITAGGCLGILIPPSVMLIVYGATAGVSVVKLYAGAFFPGLMLASLYIGYVIIVAKIKPELAPPMPEEDRRVPLTPPSEIFAKYSQRALPGLLAVMKGRAASNMSLGELFKQFVIIIGPLVFFAVVMTAMYGSATKPVEVFSTNVEMVSDGGMISLESAEESSQPEAEGVALPPGAEEEKVAAKAAPNSQNLSSSGMSELPSGDAVAAERAPVPMWYWITLGVGLLIGALFYYTLTLKRLEIFKMLLGSFFPLAALILIVLGAIVFGLATPTEAAALGSFGGFVLAWAYKQLNMEVVKESVFLTAKTSAMVCWLFVGSSIFSAAFALLGGQELIEKWVLSLGLTTVEFLILSQVIIFLLGWPLEWTEIIVIFMPIFIPLLSHFQVDPLFFGLLVALNLQTAFLSPPVAMAAFYLKGVAPPHVTLNQIFAGMMPFMAIQVVAIVLLYTFPAIGMWLPGVLYK, encoded by the coding sequence ATGCGTAAGGAACTTTATTTCGGTTTTAGCATCATGGCTGCCATTGTTGTTGGCACAGTGATTGCAATGCCATCATTATCAGAAATGACCAACGGTCATTTAGGTTTATTAATGCTCAGTTTGGTGGTGGTTGCCATCATGATGGGTTTCCCAACAGCCTTTACCTTGATGGGTATGGGCATGATTTTCGCTTTGTTCTCATACCTTAACCAAGGTGAAGGTACTGGGCAGGCAATCGATAGAACTTTAACTTTGATGGTTCAGCGTGCCTTCTCGGTCATGACCAGCGACGTTTTGATCTCCATCCCTTTGTTTGTGTTCATGGGCTATTTGGTTGAACGCGCTAATTTGATTGAGAAGCTTTTCAAGAGTTTGCATTTGGCCTTGGCTAGATTGCCGGGTGCTCTAGCTGTAGCAACATTGGTGACATGCGCTATCTTCGCGACAGCAACAGGTATTGTTGGTGCTGTGGTTACTTTGATGGGCTTGTTAGCTTTGCCATCAATGTTAAAAGCTGGTTATAGCGTTAAGTTATCTGCTGGTGCGATCACAGCTGGTGGTTGCTTGGGTATTTTGATTCCTCCATCAGTGATGTTGATTGTGTATGGTGCAACAGCTGGTGTGTCAGTGGTTAAGTTGTACGCTGGTGCTTTCTTCCCAGGTTTGATGCTAGCTTCTTTGTACATTGGTTACGTGATCATTGTGGCCAAAATCAAACCTGAGCTTGCTCCTCCAATGCCTGAAGAAGATCGTCGTGTTCCATTAACACCTCCTTCAGAAATTTTTGCTAAATACAGTCAGAGAGCATTGCCTGGATTGTTGGCAGTGATGAAGGGCCGTGCTGCAAGCAATATGAGCTTGGGTGAGTTGTTCAAGCAGTTCGTGATCATCATTGGACCATTGGTTTTCTTCGCGGTTGTGATGACTGCGATGTACGGCTCTGCCACTAAACCAGTTGAAGTATTTTCTACAAACGTAGAAATGGTCAGTGATGGCGGCATGATCAGCTTGGAATCTGCTGAAGAATCAAGTCAGCCTGAGGCAGAAGGCGTTGCTTTGCCACCAGGTGCTGAAGAAGAGAAGGTAGCTGCTAAAGCTGCTCCTAATTCACAAAACCTTTCATCATCAGGCATGTCAGAATTACCTTCAGGTGATGCTGTTGCTGCTGAGCGTGCTCCTGTTCCAATGTGGTACTGGATCACCTTGGGTGTTGGCTTATTGATTGGCGCCTTGTTCTATTACACATTGACCCTTAAGCGACTAGAAATTTTCAAAATGTTATTGGGATCATTCTTCCCATTGGCAGCTCTTATTTTGATTGTTTTGGGTGCGATCGTATTTGGCTTGGCAACGCCAACCGAAGCAGCTGCACTAGGTTCATTCGGTGGTTTTGTTTTAGCATGGGCTTATAAGCAACTGAATATGGAAGTTGTGAAAGAGTCTGTGTTCTTGACAGCCAAAACAAGCGCGATGGTTTGTTGGTTATTCGTGGGCTCATCGATCTTCTCAGCAGCGTTTGCTTTGCTGGGTGGTCAAGAGTTGATTGAGAAATGGGTTTTAAGTCTTGGACTAACAACAGTTGAATTCTTGATCCTTTCGCAAGTCATTATTTTCTTGTTGGGTTGGCCACTAGAGTGGACAGAGATCATTGTGATTTTTATGCCGATCTTTATTCCATTATTGAGTCACTTCCAAGTTGATCCATTGTTCTTTGGTTTATTGGTTGCTTTGAACCTTCAAACTGCGTTCTTGTCACCACCAGTGGCGATGGCGGCTTTCTACCTCAAAGGTGTGGCGCCTCCTCATGTGACGCTAAATCAGATCTTTGCAGGCATGATGCCGTTCATGGCGATTCAGGTTGTGGCGATTGTGTTGCTATACACATTCCCTGCAATCGGTATGTGGTTGCCAGGCGTGCTCTATAAGTAA
- a CDS encoding phospholipase D family protein: MTTVKTNLSFQRMTAKTRQRVAVFLCLSLLATVSWWQSVQAEPQPAEILAIYFTPPAGAASGLIKQIDGSKKSIKVMAYGFTATNLAEALVRAKRRGVDVGLIQDEKSAQNNRETLPILLAAGIDVRSDGKHAIQHNKVMLIDDDIVITGSYNFTNSAEKRNAENIMIVRSSYAAKRYADNWKTHWEHSEKVTDLPPQKSKR; encoded by the coding sequence ATGACAACAGTAAAAACAAATTTATCGTTTCAAAGAATGACCGCTAAAACTCGGCAGAGGGTGGCGGTTTTTTTATGCCTGAGCCTTTTGGCGACTGTGTCATGGTGGCAGAGCGTTCAGGCGGAACCTCAGCCTGCCGAAATCTTGGCCATTTACTTCACGCCACCTGCTGGCGCAGCCTCAGGTTTGATCAAGCAAATTGATGGCTCTAAAAAATCAATCAAAGTCATGGCTTATGGCTTCACAGCCACAAACCTTGCAGAGGCCCTTGTGAGAGCTAAACGCAGAGGGGTTGATGTCGGGCTCATCCAAGATGAAAAAAGCGCCCAAAACAACCGTGAGACCTTACCAATCCTATTGGCAGCTGGCATTGACGTGCGCAGTGATGGTAAGCACGCGATACAGCACAATAAAGTGATGTTGATCGACGATGACATCGTGATCACAGGCAGTTATAACTTCACCAATTCGGCGGAAAAACGCAACGCTGAGAACATCATGATCGTGCGCTCAAGTTATGCTGCCAAAAGATACGCTGACAATTGGAAGACTCACTGGGAACATTCTGAAAAAGTCACTGACTTACCACCTCAGAAATCAAAGCGCTAA